In a single window of the Nicotiana tomentosiformis chromosome 8, ASM39032v3, whole genome shotgun sequence genome:
- the LOC104101467 gene encoding cellulose synthase-like protein D3 — protein MSSRSFKASDSQQGKPPGVTFARRTSSGRYVNLSRESLDSEISGIEFANYTVHIPPTPDNQPMDPSISQRVEEQYVSNSLFTGGYNSVTRAHLMDKVIESETNHPQMAGAKGSSCAIPGCDGKVMSDERGEDILPCECDFKICRDCYIDAVKTGDGMCPGCKESYKNTDLAENAVDPSGRPLSLPSNVGMSKMERRLSLMRSGNKSAIIRSHSGLMRSQTGDFDHNKWLFETKGTYGYGNAIWPKDEGFGNDKEDRVGEPSELLNKPWRPLTRKLKIPAGVLSPYRLLILIRVVVLGLFLQWRITHPNNDAIWLWYMSIICEIWFAISWLLDQLPKLCPVNRATDLNVLKEKFETPTPNNPTGKSDLPGIDIFVSTADPEKEPPLVTANTILSILAADYPVEKLSCYISDDGGALLTFEAMAEAASFANIWVPFCRKHDIEPRNPETYFSLKKDPYKNKVRQDFVKDRRRVKREYDEFKVRINSLPDSIRRRSDAYNAREEIKAMKLQREAAGDELLEPIKITKATWMADGTHWPGTWMVSAPEHSRGDHAGIIQVMLKPPSDEPLHGTSADDGLIDLTEVDIRLPLLVYVSREKRPGYDHNKKAGAMNALVRASAIMSNGPFILNLDCDHYIYNSQAMREGMCFMMDRGGDRICYVQFPQRFEGIDPSDRYANHNTVFFDVNMRALDGLQGPMYVGTGCLFRRTALYGFDPPRTKEYHPGCCSCCFGRRKNNATVSSVSDDNKALRMGDFDDEEMNLASFPKRFGNSSFLIDSIPVAEFQGRPLADHPAVKNGRPPGALTIPRELLDASTVAEAISVISCWYEDKTEWGNRVGWIYGSVTEDVVTGYRMHNRGWRSIYCVTKRDAFRGTAPINLTDRLHQVLRWATGSVEIFFSRNNAFLASPKMKILQRIAYLNCGIYPFTSIFLIVYCFLPALSLFSGQFIVQTLNVTFLTYLLVITLTLCALAVLEIKWSGIALEEWWRNEQFWLIGGTSAHLAAVLQGLLKVIAGIEISFTLTSKSSADDDDEFADLYIIKWTSLMVPPITIMITNLIAIAVGFSRTIYSTIPQWSRLLGGVFFSFWVLAHLYPFSKGLMGRRGRTPTIVFVWSGLIAITISLLWVAINPPAGSTEIGGSFQFP, from the exons ATGTCTTCAAGATCCTTCAAAGCCTCAGATTCCCAACAGGGTAAGCCTCCTGGTGTTACCTTTGCAAGGAGGACCTCGTCGGGTCGGTATGTGAACTTATCAAGGGAATCCCTGGATAGTGAGATTAGTGGCATTGAATTTGCAAACTACACAGTGCATATCCCTCCAACCCCTGATAATCAACCTATGGATCCTTCAATTTCACAGAGGGTTGAAGAGCAGTATGTGTCAAATTCCTTGTTTACCGGAGGTTATAACAGTGTGACTCGTGCTCACTTGATGGATAAGGTGATTGAGTCAGAAACTAACCATCCTCAGATGGCTGGTGCTAAAGGTTCTTCTTGTGCTATACCTGGTTGTGATGGGAAAGTCATGAGTGATGAGAGGGGTGAAGATATTCTTCCTTGTGAGTGTGATTTTAAAATTTGCCGGGATTGTTACATTGATGCTGTCAAAACTGGTGATGGCATGTGTCCTGGTTGTAAAGAGTCTTACAAGAACACCGATTTGGCTGAGAATGCTGTGGATCCTTCTGGACGACCTCTGTCTTTACCTTCAAACGTTGGGATGTCTAAAATGGAGCGGAGGTTGTCGTTGATGCGATCAGGTAATAAGTCAGCGATAATAAGAAGCCACTCAGGGTTGATGAGGAGTCAAACAGGGGATTTTGATCATAATAAATGGTTATTCGAGACAAAAGGGACGTATGGATATGGAAATGCAATATGGCCAAAGGATGAGGGATTTGGAAATGACAAAGAAGATCGTGTTGGTGAGCCTTCTGAACTTCTGAACAAGCCTTGGAGGCCGCTTACACGTAAACTAAAAATACCGGCTGGAGTTCTTAGCCCATACCG GCTCTTGATTCTTATTCGTGTTGTTGTTCTTGGATTATTTCTTCAATGGAGGATCACCCATCCAAACAATGATGCTATATGGTTATGGTATATGTCCATAATCTGTGAGATTTGGTTTGCAATCTCTTGGCTACTTGACCAGCTTCCAAAGTTATGCCCCGTCAACCGTGCTACTGATCTTAATGTTTTGAAAGAAAAATTTGAAACACCAACTCCTAACAATCCCACAGGAAAATCTGATCTTCCAGGTATAGACATTTTTGTCTCTACTGCAGATCCTGAGAAAGAGCCACCACTAGTCACTGCAAACACGATACTGTCTATCCTTGCTGCTGATTACCCTGTTGAAAAGCTTTCGTGCTATATTTCTGATGATGGAGGTGCTCTTCTGACGTTTGAAGCAATGGCTGAAGCTGCAAGTTTTGCCAACATTTGGGTCCCATTTTGTCGTAAACATGATATTGAACCAAGGAACCCAGAAACCTACTTCAGCTTGAAGAAAGACCCTTACAAGAACAAAGTACGTCAAGATTTTGTCAAGGACCGCAGACGGGTGAAGCGTGAATATGATGAATTTAAGGTTCGAATCAATAGCCTCCCTGATTCAATTCGTCGGCGTTCTGATGCCTATAATGCTCGAGAAGAAATCAAGGCCATGAAGCTTCAGCGAGAGGCAGCTGGGGATGAGCTTTTGGAACCCATCAAGATAACAAAGGCCACTTGGATGGCAGATGGGACCCACTGGCCTGGCACTTGGATGGTTTCTGCTCCTGAGCACTCTAGGGGTGATCATGCAGGAATCATACAG GTTATGTTAAAACCTCCAAGTGATGAACCCTTACATGGAACCTCTGCTGATGATGGTCTAATTGATTTAACAGAAGTTGATATTCGGCTTCCCTTGCTGGTATATGTCTCTCGTGAGAAGCGTCCTGGCTATGATCATAACAAGAAGGCTGGAGCCATGAATGCCTTGGTCCGAGCTTCAGCCATCATGTCTAATGGCCCCTTTATTCTCAATCTTGATTGTGATCACTACATCTACAACTCGCAGGCAATGAGGGAGGGAATGTGTTTTATGATGGACCGAGGTGGGGATCGAATCTGTTATGTTCAGTTTCCTCAACGTTTTGAGGGAATTGATCCTTCCGACCGTTATGCAAATCACAATACTGTTTTCTTTGATGTCAACATGCGTGCCCTTGATGGACTTCAAGGTCCAATGTATGTTGGGACCGGTTGCCTCTTCCGCAGGACTGCTCTTTATGGTTTTGACCCCCCACGAACCAAGGAATACCACCCTGGTTGCTGCAGCTGTTGTTTTGGTCGGCGCAAGAATAATGCCACTGTGTCTTCTGTCTCTGATGACAACAAGGCACTTAGAATGGGGGATTTTGATGATGAGGAGATGAATCTTGCTTCGTTTCCTAAAAGGTTTGGTAATTCAAGTTTCCTTATTGATTCGATTCCGGTCGCCGAATTCCAAGGGAGACCACTTGCTGATCACCCTGCAGTAAAGAATGGACGACCACCTGGTGCTTTAACTATTCCACGGGAACTTCTTGATGCCTCCACTGTTGCTGAAGCGATCAGTGTCATTTCGTGTTGGTATGAAGACAAAACTGAATGGGGTAATAGAGTTGGATGGATTTATGGATCTGTTACTGAAGACGTGGTGACGGGGTATAGGATGCATAATAGGGGTTGGAGATCTATTTACTGTGTGACAAAGCGAGATGCATTCCGTGGTACTGCACCAATCAATCTGACCGACAGGCTTCACCAAGTGCTCCGATGGGCCACTGGTTCTGTTGAAATCTTCTTCTCTCGCAACAATGCTTTTTTGGCTAGTCCTAAGATGAAAATTTTGCAGCGGATTGCCTACCTCAACTGTGGCATCTACCCCTTCACCTCAATATTCCTAATTGTTTACTGCTTCCTCCCAGCACTTTCGCTTTTCTCTGGTCAGTTCATCGTCCAGACCCTGAATGTCACCTTCCTCACATATCTCCTCGTGATCACATTGACTCTTTGCGCGCTCGCGGTGCTTGAGATCAAGTGGTCTGGCATTGCTTTGGAAGAGTGGTGGCGTAATGAGCAATTTTGGTTGATTGGTGGCACTAGTGCCCATCTTGCTGCTGTGCTTCAGGGGCTTCTAAAAGTGATTGCTGGCATTGAGATTTCATTTACACTGACATCAAAATCATccgctgatgatgatgatgaatttgCTGACCTCTATATTATCAAATGGACTTCCCTGATGGTCCCACCTATTACGATCATGATTACTAACTTGATCGCAATAGCTGTTGGTTTTAGCCGGACAATATATAGCACGATACCACAATGGAGCCGTTTGCTAGGAGGGGTTTTCTTCAGTTTCTGGGTGCTAGCTCATCTCTATCCTTTTTCAAAGGGATTGATGGGAAGGCGTGGAAGGACGCCAACTATTGTATTTGTCTGGTCAGGACTTATTGCCATCACTATTTCGCTCCTTTGGGTTGCAATCAACCCCCCTGCTGGTAGCACTGAAATTGGAGGGTCATTCCAGTTCCCTTGA
- the LOC104101468 gene encoding uncharacterized protein — protein sequence MVSSRNHNLVESVVNKFAVMIPLYLSCTGFYGKRPDINYKNTKAYIEKYVTDSLDIQWLVGEIPQQKEGSLGRGVYVAAFAEYVSIGELAVSKEDLYDIDQHRRRYGALLWNYARKKQILVQLVRAR from the exons ATGGTCTCTTCACGAAATCACAaccttgttgaatctgttgtcaaTAAGTTTGCTGTTATGATCCCTCTCTACTTGTCATGCACCGGCTTCTATGGCAAGCGTCCAGACATCAACTACAAGAACACAAAGGCATACATTGAAAAATATGTTACTGACTCTCTTGACATTCAGTGGTTGGTCGGTGAGATACCTCAGCAAAAAGAGGGATCACT TGGCCGTGGTGTATACGTGGCTGCATTTGCAGAATATGTCAGCATTGGAGAGCTAGCAGTTTCAAAGGAAGACCTTTATGATATTGACCAACATCGTAGACGCTATGGAGCGCTACTTTGGAATTATGCTAGGAAGAAGCAGATACTGGTGCAATTAGTGAGAGCGAGATGA
- the LOC104101474 gene encoding uncharacterized protein encodes MSKIVIMLQLNGNWDIFGRYKDFSVDGIVVSENSNYNQLNSAITEHLMIDTSEIIIEIKYIINEHCPPMKIRNDMGVQVYMETKKKNKSIGMYPLCITVRDFDLECSISNSNTIAGSSGTLKLIDMPTSPVIVEYESIIITEHTSSVIEVGQVYKDKQTIASATKHYSVMNKFQFRVKSYCLVCVGDNCTWHFKSTSINDSALFKVQKFNSLHTCSLMDNTYTQHKHTSVVVGSMVIPKYADPKTIYTPKDIQTDMLSEHGVNLTYMQVWRAKKRALEFLRGRPADSYSRLPSYLYILEKTYPGPVVVVDGTFLKSAYRGIMLTASTMDAASSILLLAYAVVDSENDTSWKWFFEQFKHAYGEKSNMCVVSDRNESILKATSIVYTGMPHYACMWHIWTDIRSKFKKGHLKLSELYFATAQSYILDEFNERMSKIEEIDTRVKAYLYDIDYHRWSRVHATVNRTWTMISNIAESLNTVTRDARELPIIELLEYMRTLLECRTNKKLLKAKDTFTYLEKKYNKELEDNMTLSQKLRVRASTDHIHTVIDGVKRYIICLQNKICSCGQFQLDELPCAHALAALRHKNESYENYCSPYYTKESLLHTYEIPVDPLPDESKWNVPQHIAEEIVMPPTGKRQPRRPQK; translated from the exons ATGTCGAAAATAGTTATTATGCTTCAGCTAAATGGTAATTGGGATATCTTTGGGAGATACAAAGATTTTAGTGTTGACGGAATTGTAGTCAGCGAAAATTCAAATTATAATCAATTGAATTCTGCAATCACAGAGCATCTAATGATCGATACATCAGAAATAATCATCGAAATCAAATACATTATCAATGAACATTGTCCTCCAATGAAAATTCGGAACGATATGGGAGTTCAAGTATACATGGAgacgaaaaagaaaaacaaaagcatAGGAATGTATCCGCTATGTATAACAGTGCGTGATTTCGATTTGGAATGCAGTATCTCTAATTCAAACACAATTGCAG GTTCATCTGGAACACTGAAGTTGATTGATATGCCAACATCTCCGGTGATAGTGGAATATGAAAGTATCATCATAACAGAACATACGTCAAGTGTTATTGAAGTAGGCCAAGTATACAAAGACAAGCAAACAATTGCCAGTGCAACGAAGCATTATTCTgtcatgaacaagttccaatttAGGGTGAAAAG CTATTGCCTGGTATGTGTTGGGGATAATTGTACATGGCACTTCAAGTCCACCAGCATAAATGATTCAGCATTGTTCAAGGTTCAAAAATTCAACAGCTTGCACACATGCTCTTTGATGGACAATACATACACACAACATAAACATACTTCCGTGGTAGTTGGTAGCATGGTTATACCAAAATATGCGGATCCTAAGACAATTTACACACCAAAAGACATACAAACTGATATGTTGTCTGAACACGGCGTGAACTTAACATACATGCAAGTTTGGAGAGCAAAGAAAAGGGCTTTGGAATTTTTGAGAGGTCGTCCTGCTGACTCCTACAGTCGATTGCCTAGTTATTTGTATATTCTGGAGAAGACTTATCCAGG GCCAGTTGTAGTAGTTGATGGGACCTTCTTGAAGTCGGCATATAGGGGAATAATGCTAACAGCTAGCACAATGGATGCAGCGA GTAGCATATTACTACTGGCATACGCTGTTGTTGATTCAGAAAATGACACATCATGGAAGTGGTTTTTTGAGCAATTCAAACATGCATATGGTGAAAAATCAAATATGTGTGTTGTTTCGGATCGAAATGAGAGTATCTTGAAGGCAACATCTATTGTTTATACCGGCATGCCACATTATGCTTGCATGTGGCATATTTGGACAGATATAAGGTCAAAGTTCAAGAAGGGTCATCTAAAATTAAGCGAATTGTACTTTGCCACGGCACAATCATACATACTTGATGAATTTAATGAAAGAATGTCAAAGATTGAAGAGATCGACACGCGTGTTAAAGCATACCTATACGATATTGACTATCACAGATGGTCTCGAGTACATGCTACGGTGAACAGAACTTGGACGATGATATCAAACATTGCAGAGTCATTGAATACGGTAACAAGAGATGCAAGAGAGCTGCCGATAATAGAACTATTAGAGTACATGAGGACTCTTCTTGAATGTCGGACTAATAAAAAATTATTGAAAGCAAAGGATACATTCACATACCTTgaaaaaaaatacaacaaagagtTGGAGGACAACATGACACTATCACAGAAGCTGAGA GTGAGGGCTTCAACAGATCACATCCATACAGTGATAGATGGTGTGAAGCGCTATATTATTTGTCTTCAAAACAAGATCTGTAGTTGTGGACAATTCCAGCTTGATGAACTTCCTTGTGCACATGCTTTGGCGGCTTTAAGGCACAAGAATGAGTCTTATGAAAACTATTGTTCTCCTTATTACACGAAGGAGAGCCTCTTGCATACTTATGAAATACCAGTAGACCCGCTGCCTGATGAAAGCAAATGGAATGTGCCACAACATATAGCTGAAGAAATTGTAATGCCACCTACCGGGAAAAGACAGCCAAGAAGACCTCAAAAATAA
- the LOC117278016 gene encoding uncharacterized protein, with amino-acid sequence MAEDSELWDVICDGPIVPMKVVGEGTRTVPKTRNEYNNTDRKATEKNFRAKKIFVCGIGPDEFNRVSAFESAKEIWEALKTAHEGTTQVKKSKIDMLTAEHELFKMKEDESIQDMLTRFTSIINELHSLGEVIPRN; translated from the coding sequence ATGGCTGAGGACTCAGAATTGTGGGACGTGATTTGTGATGGTCCTATTGTTCCTATGAAAGTTGTTGGTGAGGGAACAAGGACTGTCCCAAAAACAAGAAACGAATACAACAATACCGATAGAAAGGCTACTGAAAAGAACTTCAGAGCAAAGAAGATTTTTGTTTGTGGCATTGGACCAGATGAATTCAACCGCGTCTCAGCATTTGAGTCTGCTAAGGAGATTTGGGAAGCTCTCAAAACTGCCCATGAGGGAACTACTCAGGTTAAGAAGTCCAAAATTGATATGCTTACTGCTGAGCATGAGCTTTTCAAAATGAAGGAGGATGAGTCCATTCAGGATATGCTCACACGTTTCACCTCCATTATCAATGAGCTCCATTCCCTTGGAGAAGTCATCCCAAGAAACTAG